Proteins encoded in a region of the Haloarcula sp. CBA1129 genome:
- a CDS encoding response regulator — MTDSAEGRPVEILLAEDNPGDVRLTEKALEKGKVLNNLHVVNDGVEALKFLRQEGEYADAPRPDLLLLDLNMPRKGGQEVLKEMKADESLRRIPVVVLTSSEAEEDIIESYDLHANAHLTKPVDFDGFVDIVSSVEEFFLTVVKRPPK; from the coding sequence ATGACTGATAGCGCTGAGGGCCGGCCAGTCGAGATTCTGCTGGCCGAGGACAATCCCGGGGACGTCAGACTGACCGAGAAAGCCTTAGAGAAGGGGAAGGTGCTGAACAATCTCCACGTCGTCAACGACGGCGTCGAGGCGCTGAAATTCCTCCGGCAGGAAGGCGAGTACGCGGACGCACCCCGCCCCGACCTGTTGTTGCTCGACCTCAATATGCCCCGTAAGGGAGGGCAGGAAGTCCTCAAAGAGATGAAAGCCGACGAGTCGCTCCGACGGATTCCGGTCGTCGTGCTGACCAGTTCCGAAGCGGAAGAGGACATCATCGAATCGTACGACCTGCACGCGAACGCCCACCTGACGAAACCAGTCGATTTCGACGGGTTCGTCGACATCGTGAGCAGCGTCGAGGAGTTCTTCCTCACGGTCGTCAAGCGGCCGCCGAAATAA